In one window of Legionella fallonii LLAP-10 DNA:
- a CDS encoding Na+/H+ antiporter NhaC family protein has translation MSFYIQLASLFIIILYAVMLFRNVDPLIATALCVGLGFLYNHSSPIAIGNSIADALGSFMALVGFIIMLGRGLGEILTHTQVSHTLVHQIVYGIGVNTQRRAKIGIILSSFIMVGLLGTLAGGLAILAPSLRPVAGSVRLSRPSLAVLMQASAEEALIIGPFAPPVVTLLGVTGINYGTMLLYASLPVALVTLITTWFMASRLQRQYGDELCDDEDSSEPFIPNRQQKRSTLFFLLAFLTCVLYGLFTQAKTSYVIFVMLFLAFVVGLTSKLSLKQIFNLLLEGMQKSLHLFFLFILFDPFMALIHQAGGFTALTQLLTPLITLGGKPILSMLIGLTGAFGMPGAAEATIKMLHQLFNPAVIQMQLPMVTFALCMLFATRVTNYAYPGANMFAAMGFAGSDNVKAMIQNGLIVTAVQVLFLIIYSLFI, from the coding sequence ATGTCTTTTTATATTCAGTTAGCCAGTTTATTTATTATTATTCTTTATGCCGTGATGCTATTTCGCAATGTTGATCCACTAATAGCAACTGCACTCTGTGTTGGATTAGGTTTTTTATATAATCACAGCAGTCCCATTGCCATAGGGAATTCTATAGCTGATGCTCTAGGCTCCTTCATGGCTCTAGTTGGTTTTATTATCATGCTAGGCCGTGGATTAGGTGAGATTTTGACACACACCCAGGTCAGCCATACTCTGGTGCATCAAATCGTTTATGGGATTGGGGTTAATACTCAACGACGTGCTAAAATTGGTATTATTCTCTCATCGTTTATTATGGTGGGCTTACTTGGAACGCTGGCTGGAGGATTAGCCATCTTGGCTCCCAGTTTGCGCCCTGTTGCTGGCTCAGTAAGATTATCACGTCCTAGTTTAGCTGTATTAATGCAGGCTTCTGCTGAAGAAGCGTTAATTATTGGACCCTTTGCTCCTCCCGTAGTGACCTTACTCGGTGTTACAGGAATAAATTATGGGACTATGCTTCTTTATGCTTCTCTACCTGTGGCCTTAGTTACTCTAATTACTACATGGTTTATGGCTTCACGACTACAACGACAGTATGGAGACGAGCTTTGTGATGATGAAGACAGCTCCGAGCCATTTATTCCTAATAGACAACAAAAACGCAGTACTCTGTTCTTTTTGCTCGCCTTTTTGACTTGCGTACTTTATGGCTTATTCACGCAAGCGAAAACCTCCTATGTTATTTTTGTCATGTTATTTTTAGCCTTTGTTGTCGGATTGACGAGTAAATTAAGCTTGAAACAAATCTTTAATTTATTACTTGAAGGGATGCAAAAAAGTTTACATCTTTTCTTTTTATTTATTTTATTTGATCCCTTTATGGCTCTGATTCATCAAGCAGGAGGATTTACTGCCTTAACCCAATTATTAACGCCATTAATTACCCTAGGAGGCAAGCCGATATTATCGATGTTAATCGGCTTGACTGGTGCTTTTGGTATGCCTGGGGCAGCGGAAGCAACTATTAAAATGCTGCATCAACTTTTTAATCCTGCCGTCATTCAGATGCAACTTCCTATGGTTACTTTTGCTTTATGCATGCTTTTTGCCACCCGCGTTACTAATTATGCATATCCTGGTGCAAATATGTTTGCTGCGATGGGTTTTGCAGGAAGTGACAATGTTAAAGCCATGATACAAAATGGACTTATCGTGACTGCAGTGCAAGTTTTATTTCTAATCATTTATAGTTTATTTATCTAA
- the fabI gene encoding enoyl-ACP reductase FabI, whose protein sequence is MIIDLTNKKGLVTGISNEHSIAYGCAEQFRESNAELATTFLNAKAEPFMRPLALQVKSPLILPCNVQKEEEIIALFAAIEKKWGKLDFMLHSMAFAPKADLEGPLVECSKEGFLEAMDISCHSLIRLSKYAVPLMKNGGSILTMTYYGSQKVILNYNLMGVVKAALEASVRYLASELGAKKIRVNAISPGPIKTRASSGIPNFNEYIDAEEQRSPLHHLVDIKNVGNLAAFLVSDAAVDITGQVHYVDAGYSIMG, encoded by the coding sequence GTGATAATTGATCTGACAAATAAAAAAGGTTTAGTGACCGGCATCTCCAATGAGCACAGCATTGCCTATGGATGTGCAGAACAATTTCGTGAATCGAATGCAGAATTGGCGACAACCTTTCTTAATGCCAAAGCAGAGCCTTTCATGCGTCCCTTGGCACTACAAGTAAAATCCCCCCTTATTCTTCCTTGTAATGTGCAAAAAGAAGAAGAAATTATTGCATTATTTGCCGCGATTGAAAAAAAATGGGGAAAGCTGGATTTCATGTTACATTCAATGGCTTTTGCCCCTAAAGCTGATTTGGAAGGCCCATTAGTTGAATGTTCCAAGGAAGGATTCCTCGAGGCGATGGATATCTCCTGTCATTCTTTAATTCGACTGTCGAAATACGCAGTACCCTTGATGAAAAATGGCGGCAGTATCTTGACTATGACCTATTATGGCAGCCAAAAAGTCATACTTAATTATAATTTAATGGGTGTAGTTAAGGCCGCATTAGAAGCGTCGGTTAGATACCTGGCTAGTGAATTAGGAGCGAAAAAAATTAGAGTCAATGCCATTTCACCCGGACCTATCAAAACACGAGCTTCCTCTGGAATTCCTAATTTTAATGAGTATATAGATGCTGAAGAACAACGTTCTCCGTTGCATCATTTAGTTGATATTAAAAATGTCGGTAATTTAGCGGCGTTTCTTGTCAGCGATGCGGCTGTGGATATAACAGGTCAAGTACATTACGTTGATGCTGGTTACTCCATTATGGGTTGA
- a CDS encoding poly-beta-hydroxybutyrate polymerase N-terminal domain-containing protein has product MNKQGIVRRHNKNSLSLVESNLSGSESKDSLKVRIDKPLHAWLSHSSGWLSLPSVLSAYSDWLTHFDNSPDKKLDLINNTTQKNIQFLVYLMHSCSGQKCEPCIDVKQSDHRFQNTLWEQFSFNIYIQSFLAIEIIGDEETTDARGVWKHGEVTADVVEMMH; this is encoded by the coding sequence ATGAATAAACAGGGAATAGTCCGGAGACATAATAAAAACTCATTATCATTAGTTGAATCAAATTTATCTGGTAGTGAATCAAAAGACTCTCTTAAAGTAAGAATAGATAAGCCATTACATGCGTGGTTAAGCCATTCTTCTGGTTGGTTATCACTACCGTCTGTCTTATCTGCCTATTCAGATTGGTTAACACATTTTGATAATTCTCCTGATAAAAAATTAGACCTAATCAACAACACCACGCAAAAAAATATACAATTTTTAGTTTATCTTATGCATTCTTGCAGCGGTCAAAAATGTGAACCATGCATTGATGTGAAACAGTCAGATCATCGATTTCAAAATACATTATGGGAACAATTCTCTTTCAATATTTATATACAATCGTTTTTGGCGATTGAGATCATTGGGGATGAAGAGACAACCGACGCAAGAGGCGTCTGGAAGCATGGTGAAGTAACAGCCGACGTAGTAGAAATGATGCATTAA